The Oceanispirochaeta sp. genome includes the window AACCATGGCAAAGGGCATCACAACCCTCCTGGAGGGCGATATCCACCTGATACTTGGCCTGAATTGGTCTTGCAATGGAAGTACCCAAAAGATACTGTCCTTCATATATCGCCCCGGCTCTGACCATGGGATAGATATAATCTTTAGTGAGTTCATCTCTAAGATCTGCCAGAAAGTATTTAGAAGCGCCTGCATTCAGAGCCTTCTGTTCCAGACCGTCCCAGTTTTCGTCCTGGCCTACATTGGTGCAAATTGCGATAACCTCTGCACCGTTGTAGTTTTCTTTCAGCCAGGGAATGATGATTGAAGTATCCAGTCCTCCCGAATAGGCAAGGGCTATTTTTTTAATCGGCTGTTCGCTCATATTATCTCCTTGATAGCTTTGAATAGTATTGTGACTCCCTTTTGGAGTTCATTTTCACTTATAGTCAGAGGCGGGGCAATTCTTATGATATTCTGTCCCGATCTCAAAATTAAAAGACCCTGATCCTGGCAGGTATTCATCAAGGCAGCCATGCTTTCCGGTTTCAAAGAGGGTATTTTTAGTCCTCTGAGCAGCCCCTTCCCCAAAATATCTCCTTGAAGATCCAGGCTCTTCAAGGACTTCTTCAGCTCTTTATCTAAAAAAAGACCTTTTTCTTTCACTGAGTTTAAAAAACCATCTGATTGTATCTTTTCAAGAACTGATAGTGCGACGGTTGACGTGACAGGACCGCCTCCAAAAGTGGTTCCATGATCTCCCGGATGGAGGAGATCATTAATTTTGGCAGGTATCAAAGTAGCCGAAAGAGGCAGACCGCCCGCAAGAGGCTTTGCAAGGGTAATGATATCTGCTTTCAATCCAGCTTCATCAGAAGCATAAAAAGATCCGGTTCTACCAACCCCTGTTTGTACTTCATCGGCTATCAGAATGATATCATACTGGGCACAGAACTCATTCAGGGCCTTTACCATCTTTTCAGACAGACTGACCAGACCGCCTTCTCCCTGTATGACCTCGACAATGATAGCAGCCGTAAGACGGGGATCTTTAATCGTCTTTAACGAGTCAGGATCATTGAAAGGTAAAATAATGCAGTCTGATAGCAGGGGGGAAAAAGGGGTTTTATATTTTTCTGTTGCTGTCACACTCAGGGCTCCCATGGTCCGTCCATGAAATCCGTTACTGAAAGACACAAATCCAACGGATTCGGGCCCTTTTTTCATTTTTGCGTAGAGTCTGGCGTATTTCAGAGCCGCCTCATTGGCTTCGGATCCGCTGTTCCCAAAATGAACTGCCGTAAAGTTACCGGTTTTTACAAGTTTCTCAGCCAGCTCGACAGTAGGACCAGTCGTATAGAGATTAGAAACATGGATCAATTTTTTCATCTGATCATACGCGGCTTTGGCCAGGTCTTCCCTCCCATAACCGAGGGCATTGACGGCTATTCCGGAACCGAAATCCAGATATTCTTTCCCGCCTTTATCATATACATAGGATCCTTTACCCGACTCAATTTGCAAAAATCTCTCTGCAAAGTTTTTTGGTAGAGCTGGTTTTTCGATAATATAAGGTTTCATTTTTTTTCCTCCAGGGTAATACATGTCCCTTTATACCCGGAAAGAATTTTTGAAAGATCTCCGGGTTTTTCATAATTGCTGATCTGAATGGAATGAACACCCTGTCGGATGGCTTCCAGAGAAGATCTGACTTTCGGAATCATCCCTCCCTGAATCTCTCCATTGTCGATGGACTCTTCAATAAATTTTTCATTCACAGAGGAGACGACTGTACCCTTTATCATGATTCCCGGTATATCTGATATAAAAATCAGATGCTCCGCTTCTAAAGATGAAGCAATGGCAAGGGCAGCCTCATCCGCATTGATATTCATTCCCTTTCCTGAAGAGTCAGTACTGACTGAGGACAGAACAGGAAAGTAGTTTTGATTCAACAGAAGCTGTATCAAAGCTGGATTCACTTTGGATACCGAACCGGTTCTATTCTCAAAAGACCCAGTCCCTGATGCATCTGAAGAGAGGATCAGCGACCCGTCAGCACCAGATAATCCTACCGGATTCAGGCCGGATTTCTGAAAAATTCTGACGAGGTACTTATTCATTTGACCTGCAAGGCCCATATCAACAAGATCCATTTCTCTCACTGAAGTCAGTCTTTTCCCATCGACAAAGCGAGGCTCCAGATGATACTGCTTCTGTATTGCCGAAACTGCAGCGCCACCGCCATGTACAAAGACAATCTTGTCGCCTTTTTGATTAAGATCTTTTATTTCTTCTGCCAGGGCAGCGATAGACTCTGAAGATTCAGCAGCTTTTCCACCGGCTTTAATGACAATAGTCCTCATCAGATCTCCCCATGCAGCCTTAAACCGGCTGTTTCATCCAGACCGAAGCGTATATTCATGTTCTGAATAGCTTGTCCGCTTGCACCCTTGATAAGGTTATCAATAACGGAAAATAAAATCAGGGTCCTTCCCTCCATATGCCAGCTTATGTCACAGCGGTTGGAACCCCAAACCTGTTTTGTTTCAGGGATGGCCGGAAATACAGTATGTACGAAAGGTGAATCCCCATAAAAATTCTTATATATGTCTTCTAAGGAATCCGGGCTGATATCCTCGGTAAGTTCACAACTGCTTGTGATGGCCATCCCTCTTTTCATGGGGACGAGATGAGGGACAAACAGTATTTTCACAAGAGGATCTTCTTTATGAATTTCTTTGGCAATTTCCCAGGAATGCCTATGGGTCATTCCGGGAGCATAGGCACATATATTTTCTGACCGCTCCACCAGAAGGTTAGAAGTATTTGCCTTTTTCCCGGCTCCGGAAATTCCGGAAAGGGCATTGATCATAATATTTTTTTTTATCAATTTTTTCTTTAAAAGGGGAAAGAGTGGCAAAAGACTGGCGGTTGGATAACAACCAGGATTGGCAATCAAATCGGATTTCATGATTTTATCCCTGTACAGTTCTGACAAACCATACACTGCAGAAGCCAGTCTTTCGGCTCTGGGGGGATATTTTCCATAGGCTTTGAGGAACAGTTCAGGATCTTCCATTCTAAAATCAGCAGATAAGTCGATAACCACAGAATGATCGTAAAAAGGATCACAGACTTGTGCAGAGGCAAGATGGGGGAGGGCTGAAAAAACAATATCTGCCTTGTAGGATGCGGCTTCTTCAATTGAAACATATTCTCCACGGGTCAATTCCATTTTTTTAATGATAGACCGATGAAGTCCTGGATCAGAATCCAGGACTTTAGATCCTGCGATAGAGGAGGATGCCGGAATTATGGATTCGATATCCTGATGACTGCTCAATTGCCTGAGCAATATCTGACCCGTATACCCAGTGGCACCAAGTACAACAGCTTTCATTATTCCAACTCCATTTCGGGGAAGATTGTTTTGAGAGTCAGTATAAATTTCTGTGCAGGAAGATTTTCTTTGAGTACAATCAGAATAGTATCATCTCCTGCTATGGTTCCCAGGATTTCATCAAATTCCATATTATCCAGGGCGATTGCAACAGTATCGGCATGACCGGCAAGGGTTTTCATAATACAAAGATTCGCTGAGAAGCTTATAGAGAGGAATCCTCTGGTAATATCATTGATATACTGCTGTGTTGTTTCCAGTTCCTTTCTGTTTCTGGGAAGGGTATAGTAATACCCGTTATTACCATCAGAGACCTTACCAACTTTGAGGAGCTTCAAGTCTCTTGAAAGAGTGGCCTGAGTGACACTGACATTTTCTTTCACAAGAAATGCCAGGAGCTGCTCCTGACTGGTGATATGATATTCATGTATTATCCGTTTTATAGCCTTTAATCTTGCTGTTCTGCCATTCATTTCTCTCATTCCGTATATATATTCAGTATAGATGAATATATATACATATTATAGAGCTTTTAATCAAGCTTTGAATGAAGAGAATTTACTTATTTTAAAGCACCATGTTCCACAAGAAGAGTTCGAAGTCTTTCGTACTGTCTCCAGGTGGCATACATAAGAGGAGTATAACCCCTTGAATCTTCAAGATTCACCTCTGCTCCTCTTTTTACGAGAGCTTCGGCTGTTTCTCTCAAACCTTTTTGAACAGAAAGCAGAAGTGCCGAGACTCCGGCAGATGAAACTGTATTTGGTTCAGCCCCATATCGGACTAATTCCAATGATGTCAGCTCCATATTTCTTGAGATGGCAATAATAAGGATACTATTACCGTATTGATTTATGAAATTGGCATCTGCTCCTGCTCTGATCATGGCTGTGGCAGTCTGCTCCATATCCCGTAAAACACAAAGATAGAGAAAAGAATCTCCGTCATTGTCATATTCTACGGCTTCAGCACCAGCATTGATAAGAGCTACGGCCATCTGATCATTATTATACAGAATGGCCAGATACAGAGCCGATCTGCCGCGGCTATCGTATACATTCGGATCATCCAGATCCTTGAGAGCTGTATCAAATAGTTGGTAATTCTGATTTGCAATCCCACGGAATAAATCTGTTTCTGAATCGGCGGCAATTGAAAAGGGCAAAATAAAGAATAATAGGAGTGAGAGATG containing:
- a CDS encoding aspartate aminotransferase family protein, which gives rise to MKPYIIEKPALPKNFAERFLQIESGKGSYVYDKGGKEYLDFGSGIAVNALGYGREDLAKAAYDQMKKLIHVSNLYTTGPTVELAEKLVKTGNFTAVHFGNSGSEANEAALKYARLYAKMKKGPESVGFVSFSNGFHGRTMGALSVTATEKYKTPFSPLLSDCIILPFNDPDSLKTIKDPRLTAAIIVEVIQGEGGLVSLSEKMVKALNEFCAQYDIILIADEVQTGVGRTGSFYASDEAGLKADIITLAKPLAGGLPLSATLIPAKINDLLHPGDHGTTFGGGPVTSTVALSVLEKIQSDGFLNSVKEKGLFLDKELKKSLKSLDLQGDILGKGLLRGLKIPSLKPESMAALMNTCQDQGLLILRSGQNIIRIAPPLTISENELQKGVTILFKAIKEII
- the argB gene encoding acetylglutamate kinase, producing MRTIVIKAGGKAAESSESIAALAEEIKDLNQKGDKIVFVHGGGAAVSAIQKQYHLEPRFVDGKRLTSVREMDLVDMGLAGQMNKYLVRIFQKSGLNPVGLSGADGSLILSSDASGTGSFENRTGSVSKVNPALIQLLLNQNYFPVLSSVSTDSSGKGMNINADEAALAIASSLEAEHLIFISDIPGIMIKGTVVSSVNEKFIEESIDNGEIQGGMIPKVRSSLEAIRQGVHSIQISNYEKPGDLSKILSGYKGTCITLEEKK
- the argC gene encoding N-acetyl-gamma-glutamyl-phosphate reductase; the protein is MKAVVLGATGYTGQILLRQLSSHQDIESIIPASSSIAGSKVLDSDPGLHRSIIKKMELTRGEYVSIEEAASYKADIVFSALPHLASAQVCDPFYDHSVVIDLSADFRMEDPELFLKAYGKYPPRAERLASAVYGLSELYRDKIMKSDLIANPGCYPTASLLPLFPLLKKKLIKKNIMINALSGISGAGKKANTSNLLVERSENICAYAPGMTHRHSWEIAKEIHKEDPLVKILFVPHLVPMKRGMAITSSCELTEDISPDSLEDIYKNFYGDSPFVHTVFPAIPETKQVWGSNRCDISWHMEGRTLILFSVIDNLIKGASGQAIQNMNIRFGLDETAGLRLHGEI
- a CDS encoding ArgR family transcriptional regulator, with translation MNGRTARLKAIKRIIHEYHITSQEQLLAFLVKENVSVTQATLSRDLKLLKVGKVSDGNNGYYYTLPRNRKELETTQQYINDITRGFLSISFSANLCIMKTLAGHADTVAIALDNMEFDEILGTIAGDDTILIVLKENLPAQKFILTLKTIFPEMELE
- a CDS encoding ankyrin repeat domain-containing protein; its protein translation is MKYTLYTLEMFKHLSLLLFFILPFSIAADSETDLFRGIANQNYQLFDTALKDLDDPNVYDSRGRSALYLAILYNNDQMAVALINAGAEAVEYDNDGDSFLYLCVLRDMEQTATAMIRAGADANFINQYGNSILIIAISRNMELTSLELVRYGAEPNTVSSAGVSALLLSVQKGLRETAEALVKRGAEVNLEDSRGYTPLMYATWRQYERLRTLLVEHGALK